From Paenibacillus sp. PvR098:
AAATGCGCTTCATTCCCTCCACAGCTTCCCCCGCTTCGAGATAGCGTCTTCGAAGCCACGAGTCTTCTCCATTTTGTTCCGCTGGACAAAATATGTTTACAGAGCAGTACAGCAGCTGATCCTCATGATCGATGACCCAGAGCTCGTCCACCCGCATGAAGGCGTAATCAGGCACAGGCAAATCCGCTTTGGCACGAACCGGCAAACGCTCAATCGTGCGGATAACATCGTATCCCCAAAAACCAAGACAGCCGCCTACCCATTTGGGGGCTCCTTCCACAACCGGCGAGCGAAAAGGTTCCATCCATCGCTTTACGAGCTCCAGTGGAGCACCGTGCCAGCGCGATTGGGTACCATCTTCCCCGGTGACGGTTGCCGTCTCATCCGAACCCTCAATAAAAGATGCCGACTTCAGACCGAAGAAGCTGTACCTGCCCCCTTTGCCGCTCTCCAGCACGAAGGATTCCCGCCCCGCTTGTTCCCAGGCACTAGCCCAGGACAAAGGCCTTGTTTCACTCAAGGGAAAGCTCTTAACATAAGGAAGCACGGAGTGGCTGCCTGCCCACTGCTGCCACTGCTCATATGAAGTCAATATCATGGCCATCCGCCCCCCCCCCTAAAAATCGCTTCTCAATAAAGATATTGGGATTAGTATACTTGAAAACGAGAATAAAAAAAAGCCTGCTCAGCCGAGCCGAGCAGGCTTATGATTCCTTGATTAGTCTTCGAATTGATACAACGGTGTGGACAGATAGCGTTCGCCGTTACTCGGAATGACCGCTACGACACGCTTACCTGCGCCAAGCTCCTTCGCCACCTTCAGTGCGGCGAAAATCGCTGCGCCGGAGGAAATACCTCCCAAGATGCCCTCTTCCTTCGCCACACGGCGGGACGTTTCGAACGCTTCTTCGTTCTCAACAGTGATAACTCCGTCGTACACGTTCGTATTCAAAATGTCCGGTACGAAGCCTGCGCCGATGCCTTGAATTTTATGCGGACCCGGTTTACCTCCGGACAATACAGGAGAAGCCGATGGCTCAATTGCGTAGACCTTAACGTTCGGGAAGTTCTCCTTCAACACGCTGCCGGCGCCTGTGATCGTTCCGCCCGTTCCGATTCCTGAGATAAAGGCGTCAAGCTTGCCATCGTGGGATTTGATCGCTTCCACGATTTCCGGACCCGTCGTTTCGCGGTGAACTTTTACGTTCGCCTGGTTCTTAAATTGCTGCGGCATGAAGTAGCCAGGGTTCTCGGCCACAATATCTTCTGCACGCTTAATCGCGCCCTTCATTCCTTCCGCTCCCGGTGTCAGCACCAACTGCGCACCGTAAGCGCGAAGCAGGTTGCGTCGCTCCATGGACATGGTTTCCGGCATTACCAGAATCGCTTTGTATCCTTTAGCCGCAGCGACCATGGCCAGACCGATTCCCGTGTTGCCGCTTGTTGGCTCCACAATCGTATCACCCGGTTTAATGCGTCCCTCTTGTTCTGCCACGTTAATCATGCTGATGGCGATCCGGTCTTTTACACTCGCCCCCGGGTTTTGGAACTCGAGCTTTACATAAACCTCTGCGCTGCCTTCCGGTACGACACGGTTCAATTTTACAAGCGGCGTATCCCCAATTAATTCAGTCACATTTTGTACTAGTCTGGCCATTCCGTTATCCTCCTCAAGTTCGTATCAAAATATCCGAGTATTTTGCTAGGTATTATAAATTTATCTTATCAACCCTTAAGGAGGTTGTCAATACACATTTTCCCACGTCAATCTTTTTAGAAAGATTCCCTAAGCGTTACATTCCATTTCTTTCGAAGCCTCTCCAGCGCGTCATTCAATGGCGGCGCTTCGCGCAAAGCAAGCTCCTTGCGAACCTGCTCACGCAGAACTTCCGGGCTGCCCTTTGACTGCTCCTTCCGTTCCGCAACCCGAACAATCACATACCGCCCATCAGCCTCCATCGGCTTGCTGACTTCTCCTGGTTTGAGAGAGATGGCTGCTTCCATTACCGCCGGATGAATGAACGGATCATCATCTTCGAGCCATCCGAGGTCTCCACCGCTATCACGCGTAGCATCGTCAAGCGAACGTTCCTTGGCTACTTGAGCAAAATCCTCTCCCCTAGCCAAGTCGTCAAGCGCTCTCTGAGCCTGCTCCCGGTTCGCTGCCACAATATGCTGCAGCCGAAGCTGAACACGGGGCTCGAACTCTTCTTGGTGAGCACCCATATATGCTGAAACCTCTTGATCGGTAATGATAATTCCCTGAATCGTAATTTTGTCGCCCAGCAATTTGTGGTACACATCGTTCTTCAAAGCTTCAGGGGTAAACCCTAGCTGCTCTCTCATCAATTCGTAGAACTGGCTCTCACTGTCATAGCCCTGCTGCATTCGTTTCAGTTCCTGCTGAACCTCACTTTCGCTCACCAGAATTCCTTGAGTCTCAGCCTCTATACGAATAACTTCCTGATCTATCATATGGTCCAGCTGCTGGTGTCCATGCTTTTGAAGCAGCTGCTTCTTTACATCTCCAAGCGTGATGTTCTTGGTTCCGACAGTAGCAACAATGCGCGCCTCTCCGTCATCCTGAGATTGGTCCGAATGTTTGTCTGGATCGGGTTGTTGTAAGGTATGGGCCGTCAGTGCGGAGGAGAGGATAACAACTGCGATCAGCAATACAACAATCAATCCCCATAAAACCTTCACGTTTCGCATATCCTATCCCCTCATATGGTGGCTCTCTATATCTTCGGACAGAGCGCCTCCGCCCGATGCTTCTCATGGCCTACAAGGTCTGAATCAGGACCTTCAAGTCATCCCCGCTGAAATGATACTTCTCATTGCAAAAATGGCACACTACTTCCCCTTGACCTTCCTCTTTGAGCATCTCCTCCAGCTCCCCGCGTCCCATACTGATCAGGGTTTGCTCGACGCGTTCGCGAGAGCATTTGCACTGGAAGCGGACATCGTCTAAGCGTTCAAGCACTTTGGCTCCAGGGAGCAAGGTTTCCATAATGGATTCCAGTGAATCACCCCGATCGAGCAGCGTAGTGATGGGAGGCAGCGTACTGAGCTCTTTCTCGATCTGTGCAATTTCCTCATCTTGAAGCCCAGGAAGCAGCTGGATGATGAACCCTCCAGCCGTTTTTACTGAATAATCAACGTCAACGAGTACCCCCAAAGCAACGGCCGAAGGAGTCTGCTCCGACTTAACAAAATAATAAGTAAAATCCTCGGCCAGCTCCCCGGAGATAATCGGTACGCTCCCCCGGTAAGGTTCCTTCAAGCCAAGATCTTTCGTTATATACAAAAAGCCTTCGGTGCCGACAGCGCCGGCCACATCCAGCTTGCCAATGGCATTCAGCGGCAAATCCACCGCGGGGTTATCTACGTATCCCCGCACTTCCCCTTTAGCATTGGCATCAGCCACGATCTGGCCGACAGGCCCGCCACCTTTCACTTGTACCGTCAGCTTCTCTTCACCCTTCAGCATGATACCCATCATAAGAGCTGCCGTTACCGTGCGTCCCAGAGCTGCCGTTGCAGTCGGTGTTGTGAGATGCCTGCGCCGGAGCTCTTCTACAATTCCAGTCGTTTTCACAGCAAATATCCGCACTTTGCCTTCATACGCCGTTGCTCTGATCAAATAATCCTGCATGATGCCGCTCCTTCTCTATTTACCGAAATATGGCTTTGCAGCACTACACTTTATCCAATATTCCGTTCATAAATAATTTGCAATCCCTGCAGTGTAAGCAGCGGATTGACCAGTTCAATGGTACGCGATTCGCTTGATATTAACTCCGCTAAACCGCCTGTCGCAATAACCTTCGGCTCGGAGCCAAATTCTTGTTTGATTCGGTCCACGATGCCATCCACCTGCCCGGCAAAGCCGTAAATGATGCCCGCCTGCATGGAAGCGATGGTATTGCGTCCAACCACGCTTTTCGGTTTCGTTAGCTCAATGCGGGGCAGCTTGGCCGCGCGTTGGTATAAAGCTTCCGTCGATATGCCGATCCCGGGCGCTACCGCACCTCCGATGTACTGTCCGCCTTCATCGATATAATCGAAGGTAGTGGCCGTTCCGAAATCGACTACGATACAAGGAGAACCATACAGCTCGATAGCTGCCACGGCATTTACAATCCGGTCCGCTCCGACTTCCTTCGGATTCTCGTAGCGGATATTCAGACCCGTTTTGATTCCAGGCCCTACAATCAGAGGCGTTTTCTTTAAGTATTTTAAACATAAATGCTCAAGCACAAACATAAGTGGAGGTACGACCGAAGAAATGATGATCCCTTCTACCTGCTCCAGGCGAATATCCGCATGGCGGAATAAATTCACCATCATCATGCCGTATTCGTCCGTGGTGGCCGACCGGTTCGTGCTCAGCCGCCAGTGGTGCAGCAGTTGCTTTCCCTCGTAAATGCCGAGTACTATATTGGTGTTGCCCACGTCCACCACCAGAATCATGCACGGTCCTCCTTTTTCCCCTTCTGTTCATTCAAATCCAAGCTGATGTCGAGCGACTGAACAGAGTATGTCAGTCTGCCCACTGCGATAACGTCAACGCCGGTTTCAGCGACGGTACGCACGTTCTCGAGCGAGACGTTGCCCGATGCTTCTACAATGATATGCGGGGCCTTGCTTTTAATGCGCTGTACCGCTTCCTTCATTTGTTCCGGCGGCATATTGTCCAGCATGATGATATCGGGTCCTGCTCCCAAAGCTTCATCCAGCTGTGCGAAGTTTTCCACTTCGAGTTCAATCTTCATTGTGTGAGGAATGTTGGCTCGAGCAGATTGAATCGCCTTCGTGATGCCTCCGGCACCCTTGATATGATTGTCCTTGATCATAACAGCGTCATATAAACCGAAGCGATGGTTATGCCCTCCGCCGACACGAACGGCGTATTTCTCCAGCATACGGTGGCCCGGAGTCGTTTTTCGCGTATCGACCAACCGCGAGGACCGTCCCTCCAGCCGCTCGACAAATTGGCTTGTCCGAGTAGCAATACCCGACATCCGCTGCAGCAAATTCAGCGCCAACCGCTCTCCAAGCAGGATGCTCTGGGTCCTGCCGCTGACTTCCGCAATAATCGTTCCTTTCGTTACAACGTCACCATCGCTCGCCTTAGCTTCAAACAGAAGCAGAGGGTCGACCAGGGCAAAAACCGCCTTCGCGACGGGAAGGCCTGCCACAACTCCGTTATCCTTCATATGGATAATCCCTTTGGACTTCGAATCGAAAGGGATCGTTGTCATCGTCGTCACATCGCCCATGCCGATGTCTTCTTCCAGCCACCGCTTTAAGCTTTCATTCAATACGGTTTGATTCAACTCAAACATCATCGCTTCTCCCTTCCTTAATACCGTTCACCCGGCTGAACACCGTATGCTTGCGCCATACCAGGTCGTCTCTTTCCGGGAAATCTTCTCTGTAGTGTCCCCCGCGGCTTTCCTCCCTAATCAATGCTGCCTGAGTGGTCAGAAGTCCGCAAATGAGGAGATTGGCGAATTCGTACTCTTCCCGCTTGGACAAGCAATTGTCCAAAAAAGACAGGTGACGCCTAAGCTCTTCATATCCTTTTGTCAATCCCTTAGCATGCCGCTTTAGCCCCGCGTAACGAAGCATCAGCTTCTGCAACTTAAGCTTTTTCTCGACTACCGGCTGAATGGAGTTGTCTTTTGAACGCTGCTCCTCCCGTATATACGGTACCGCTTCCACCGGAGGTAGCTTTTCGATCCGTTCCACAATCCGCCGACCGAAAACAATCGCTTCGGATAGAGAGTTGCTGGCGAGCCGGTTGCCTCCGTGAACGCCGGTGGAGGACACTTCCCCGCATGCGAATAAGCGCTGCACCGTGGTTTCTCCGTATAAATCCGTCTCTACTCCGCCCATCATATAATGCGCTGCCGGAGCAACCGGAATCCAGTCGGAAGACAAATCGAGCCCGTAATTTAAGCAGAATTCATAGATCGTAGGGAAACGGTTCTTCACCGACTCATGCGATTCATGGGTAAAATCGATATAAACGAACGTCGATTTCGTCTGCTCCATCTCGCTGACAATGGCGCGTGCAACGATATCCCGAGAAGCAAGCTCCAATTGGGGATCATACCGCTCCATAAAACGCTCTCCTTTGATGTTACGGAGCACGGCACCCTCACCCCTTACGGCCTCTGAGATCAGAAACCTAGGGGCCCCCGGGTAGCATAATGCTGTAGGATGGAACTGTACAAACTCTACATCGCGTATATCTGCCCCTGCACGGTACGCGATAGCGATTCCGTCGCCCGTGGCAATCTCTGGGTTCGTCGTGTAACGAAACAACTGCCCCGCGCCGCCTGTGCACAGGATAGTCGCTTTGGCGCGCACAAACACCCTCTGCCCATCCGGTTTTTGCACCAAAGCGCCGTAACATACGCCGTCCTCGGTGATCAAGTCGACAACGAAATGGTCATCCCATAGCTCTATGTTCTTTTCCTGCTTCGTCTTCTCCGAAAGTGCACGTACAATCTCCGCTCCGGTCGCATCGCCCTGGGCATGCAGAATACGCCGCTGGCTGTGGGCCCCTTCCTTAGTTAACGCATAACGGCCGTCCTCCATATCGAATTCGGTACCCATACGGATCAAATCCGTTACACCTGCCGGACCTTCATGAACAAGAACATCCACCGCCGCTGAAGAGCACAGCCCTGCACCGGCAATAAGCGTATCCTGCCGATGGTAAGCAGGAGAATCCTCGTCCGATATGACGGCTGCAATGCCACCCTGAGCGTAACGAGTATTGCTGTCTAGCAGTGATTTTTTCGTCGCCATGATCACTTTATGCTTCTCGGATACCTTCAGAGCGGTAAAAAGACCGGCGATTCCCGCGCCGATCACAATGACATCTGTATATACATGAGGCAGCTTCTCTAGATCAAAATTAACCAAATACCGAGGTATCATTAGCTTCCGACCCCACCCGTCCAAGAAGAGAAGTAGCGCATGCTACTTGACCTGCAACATGCGCTCCAAGGATGCTCTGGCCTCATCGGCCACGTGCTGTGGCACATAGATTTGGGGACTGTTCGTCTCCAAACACTTGACCACCTTTTTCAAATTGTTCACTTTCATATTAGGACAAACCAAATATTTCGTGGCAAAATGGAACGTCTTGTCCGGACTGTCAAGTCGCAGCTGGTAGCCGGTTCCATCTTCCGTACCCACGATAAACTCTTGGCAATCCGATTCTTTACAGTATTTAATAATACCCGTAGTACTCCCTACAAAATCGCCAAGCTTCACAACTTCCGGACGGCATTCAGGGTGAACCACGAATTGCGCATTCGGATACTGGGCTTTCATTTCCTCTACATCTTTGACGGTCAACATGTCATGAGTGTTGCAGTAACCTTCCCAGATAATCATCTTTTTGTCGGTGAATTTGGAAACGTAATCACCTAAGTTTTTATCGGGAACCCAAATGATTTCATCCGAATCGACCGAGTTGATAACCTTGATCGCATTCGCAGATGTACAGCAAATATCGGTCTCCGCCTTGATCTCAGCCGATGTGTTGATATACGCAACGACCTTGGCATTCGGATGCTTGCGCTTCAACTCCCGAAGACCATCCACATTGACCATATCTGCCATAGGACAACCGGCTCTTTCATCCGGAATGATCACGGTTTTGTTCGGAGCCAGAATTTTCGCGCTTTCCCCCATAAAGTGAACACCGCAAAAAACGATGACATCGGCATCCGTTGATGCCGCTTTTTGCGCCAATAAGAAGGAGTCCCCCCGAAAATCAGCTACTTCTTGAATTTCGTCACGTTGATAATAATGAGCAAGAATTATAGCATTACGCTCTTTTTTTAGTTGGGCGATTCGTTCCTTCAGCTCTCGCTGTTGCTCCGCCTTTCGCTCCAATGCTAATGCTTCCATGACGCACCATCCTTTTCTGTGCACCCGCAGCCGACTCGGAAACTCATTTCATCAGCTGAAACGGTCTGGTGAAATTGTTCACAAAGCTTATAAAGATTTACACCTAATTTACACAACTGATAAGGCTATGTCAATCTTTAAATAGCTACAAAAAGGTCGGAAAAATCGTATTTATACGACGTCTCTACAACCATACCCAGCCTCAAGTCAAGTTTCGCTCGCAGCAGGCCTTTTAACCTCTCCGGAAAAGAAAAAAACCGATGCCGTTACCAGCACCGGTTATATCATATTTCTCTCTATTTATCTTTATCTTCCTCTTCGTTTTTGGAATATATTTTATCCAAATCCGATTTATTCTCTGTGCTTTCCTGCGATGGCTGGCCTTGGATGTTCACTTTCACTTCCTCGGACTTAGGTTCAGATAAACTTTCCTTTTCCAAAGGCGGCAGCGAACCCTTCTCGAGCAGCTCCTTGATTTGATCCTTCTCGAGGGTTTCTCTCTCGATCAAGGTTTCCGCAACAAGACGAACCTGGTCTTTATATTGGGTCAAGGTTTCTTTAGCCCGTTCGTAGCAAGCACGAATCATGGATTGCATCTCTTGGTCGATTTCGTAAGCAATGGCATCACTATAATTCTGCTCATGCCCGAAATCGCGGCCCAAGAACACCTGACCTTGTGCTGTGCCGAACTGCATCGGCCCTAGCTTATCGCTCATCCCGAATTCCATAATCATGCGGCGTATAATGCCAGTAGCCCGTTGGAAGTCGCTGTATGCGCCGGTCCCGATTTCTCCAATGAACAGTTCCTCGGATACACGGCCTGCAAGAAGTCCGGTAACTTTATCGAGCAGCTCGGACTTCGTCTGCATCATTTTGTCTTCGCCTTCCTTCGGCAGCATCATGACGTAACCGCCTGCGCGACCGCGCGGAATGATCGTAACTTTATGCACCACATCGGCGTTCTCAACATGGAGACCAACGATCGTATGGCCTGCCTCGTGGTAAGCAACCATCTTTTTCTCGCGATCGCTGATAATCCGACTTTTCTTCTGAGTCCCGACGATCACGCGGTCGAAGGCCTCTTCGATTTCAGACATCGAGATGTCCTTGCGGTTGCGGCGGGCTGCAATCAGCGCGGCCTCATTCAGCAAATTCTCAAGATCCGCACCTGTGAATCCGGTCGTATAGCGGGACAATTGCTCCAGCTTGACGTCTTTGTTCAGCGGTTTGTTGCGGGCATGCACCTTAAGAACCGCTTCACGGCCCTTCACATCTGGACGATCTACTGTAATCTGTCGGTCAAAACGGCCTGGACGAAGCAATGCTGGATCAAGAATATCCGGGCGGTTCGTCGCGGCAACGATAATAATCCCTTCGTTCGCGCCAAATCCGTCCATCTCCACCAGGAGCTGATTGAGCGTCTGCTCGCGTTCGTCATGTCCGCCACCCAAACCGGCACCGCGCTGACGACCTACAGCATCGATCTCATCTATAAAAATAATACAAGGGGCGTTCTTTTTCGCATTTTCAAACAAATCGCGTACACGAGATGCACCGACACCGACGAACATTTCGACGAAATCGGAACCGCTGATGCTAAAGAACGGTACACCGGCTTCACCGGCCACAGCTCTGGCGAGCAACGTTTTCCCCGTACCCGGAGGCCCGTTTAACAGAACCCCTTTCGGAATGCGAGCACCCACCGCCGCAAATTTGCGGGGATCCTTCAAAAACTCCACAACTTCAACTAACTCTTGCTTCTCTTCATCGGCTCCGGCGACGTCCTCGAAGGTGACACGTTTCTTCTCTTCATTATAGAGCCTTGCTTTGCTCTTTCCGAAGTTCATCACCTTACCACCGCCACCCTGGGCCTGATTCAGTAAGAAGAAGAACAGGATGAAGATGATCACAAACGGGATGATGGAGGTGAGGAAACTAATCCAGACATTGTCCCCTTCCATTCTCTCGATGTAAATATTCCCCGGGGGAATGTCGCTGGATTCAATCAAACGGAAAATTTGCGGGTCATACGGCGCACGGGATTCGAAATTTTTATTTTCCGACGTTTGTGCTGTTTTATATGTCCCTCGAACTAAATACGTTTGAGCATCGTACTTGACGATGATCGATTCGACATTCTTTTCCTCTAAGGTTTGTCGGAGCTGATCGTAGCTAATGATATCCTGCTGATCATTCTGCGTGCTGATAAAATGAACGATTCCGACGGTAACCAAAAAAATGAGCAGATAAAAGCCTGTATTGCGAATAATGCGATTCATTCCCTACCTCCTCTCAGGCAAACGGCAACTTTGTATATTGTACCACAGCAGGTCTTGGCATCTCAAGAAATGCTAATGGGAGTACACTTCCGGTTTCAAAACGCCTACATACGGCAAATTGCGGTACTTCTCACCGTAATCCAGACCATAACCAACCACGAACTCATCCGGAATGACGTAGCCTTTATAGTCTGCGTCCAAATCCACAGTCCTACGCGCCGGCTTATCAAATAAAGCAGCTATAGTAATGGATTGGGCATTGCGTCTTTCGAGTACATCGATCAGATAGCTTAAAGTCAACCCGCTATCGATAATATCCTCAACGATTAG
This genomic window contains:
- the cysK gene encoding cysteine synthase A, which gives rise to MARLVQNVTELIGDTPLVKLNRVVPEGSAEVYVKLEFQNPGASVKDRIAISMINVAEQEGRIKPGDTIVEPTSGNTGIGLAMVAAAKGYKAILVMPETMSMERRNLLRAYGAQLVLTPGAEGMKGAIKRAEDIVAENPGYFMPQQFKNQANVKVHRETTGPEIVEAIKSHDGKLDAFISGIGTGGTITGAGSVLKENFPNVKVYAIEPSASPVLSGGKPGPHKIQGIGAGFVPDILNTNVYDGVITVENEEAFETSRRVAKEEGILGGISSGAAIFAALKVAKELGAGKRVVAVIPSNGERYLSTPLYQFED
- a CDS encoding peptidyl-prolyl cis-trans isomerase translates to MRNVKVLWGLIVVLLIAVVILSSALTAHTLQQPDPDKHSDQSQDDGEARIVATVGTKNITLGDVKKQLLQKHGHQQLDHMIDQEVIRIEAETQGILVSESEVQQELKRMQQGYDSESQFYELMREQLGFTPEALKNDVYHKLLGDKITIQGIIITDQEVSAYMGAHQEEFEPRVQLRLQHIVAANREQAQRALDDLARGEDFAQVAKERSLDDATRDSGGDLGWLEDDDPFIHPAVMEAAISLKPGEVSKPMEADGRYVIVRVAERKEQSKGSPEVLREQVRKELALREAPPLNDALERLRKKWNVTLRESF
- the hslO gene encoding Hsp33 family molecular chaperone HslO; this translates as MQDYLIRATAYEGKVRIFAVKTTGIVEELRRRHLTTPTATAALGRTVTAALMMGIMLKGEEKLTVQVKGGGPVGQIVADANAKGEVRGYVDNPAVDLPLNAIGKLDVAGAVGTEGFLYITKDLGLKEPYRGSVPIISGELAEDFTYYFVKSEQTPSAVALGVLVDVDYSVKTAGGFIIQLLPGLQDEEIAQIEKELSTLPPITTLLDRGDSLESIMETLLPGAKVLERLDDVRFQCKCSRERVEQTLISMGRGELEEMLKEEGQGEVVCHFCNEKYHFSGDDLKVLIQTL
- a CDS encoding type III pantothenate kinase; translation: MILVVDVGNTNIVLGIYEGKQLLHHWRLSTNRSATTDEYGMMMVNLFRHADIRLEQVEGIIISSVVPPLMFVLEHLCLKYLKKTPLIVGPGIKTGLNIRYENPKEVGADRIVNAVAAIELYGSPCIVVDFGTATTFDYIDEGGQYIGGAVAPGIGISTEALYQRAAKLPRIELTKPKSVVGRNTIASMQAGIIYGFAGQVDGIVDRIKQEFGSEPKVIATGGLAELISSESRTIELVNPLLTLQGLQIIYERNIG
- the nadC gene encoding carboxylating nicotinate-nucleotide diphosphorylase; this translates as MFELNQTVLNESLKRWLEEDIGMGDVTTMTTIPFDSKSKGIIHMKDNGVVAGLPVAKAVFALVDPLLLFEAKASDGDVVTKGTIIAEVSGRTQSILLGERLALNLLQRMSGIATRTSQFVERLEGRSSRLVDTRKTTPGHRMLEKYAVRVGGGHNHRFGLYDAVMIKDNHIKGAGGITKAIQSARANIPHTMKIELEVENFAQLDEALGAGPDIIMLDNMPPEQMKEAVQRIKSKAPHIIVEASGNVSLENVRTVAETGVDVIAVGRLTYSVQSLDISLDLNEQKGKKEDRA
- the nadB gene encoding L-aspartate oxidase, which produces MIPRYLVNFDLEKLPHVYTDVIVIGAGIAGLFTALKVSEKHKVIMATKKSLLDSNTRYAQGGIAAVISDEDSPAYHRQDTLIAGAGLCSSAAVDVLVHEGPAGVTDLIRMGTEFDMEDGRYALTKEGAHSQRRILHAQGDATGAEIVRALSEKTKQEKNIELWDDHFVVDLITEDGVCYGALVQKPDGQRVFVRAKATILCTGGAGQLFRYTTNPEIATGDGIAIAYRAGADIRDVEFVQFHPTALCYPGAPRFLISEAVRGEGAVLRNIKGERFMERYDPQLELASRDIVARAIVSEMEQTKSTFVYIDFTHESHESVKNRFPTIYEFCLNYGLDLSSDWIPVAPAAHYMMGGVETDLYGETTVQRLFACGEVSSTGVHGGNRLASNSLSEAIVFGRRIVERIEKLPPVEAVPYIREEQRSKDNSIQPVVEKKLKLQKLMLRYAGLKRHAKGLTKGYEELRRHLSFLDNCLSKREEYEFANLLICGLLTTQAALIREESRGGHYREDFPERDDLVWRKHTVFSRVNGIKEGRSDDV
- the nadA gene encoding quinolinate synthase NadA — translated: MEALALERKAEQQRELKERIAQLKKERNAIILAHYYQRDEIQEVADFRGDSFLLAQKAASTDADVIVFCGVHFMGESAKILAPNKTVIIPDERAGCPMADMVNVDGLRELKRKHPNAKVVAYINTSAEIKAETDICCTSANAIKVINSVDSDEIIWVPDKNLGDYVSKFTDKKMIIWEGYCNTHDMLTVKDVEEMKAQYPNAQFVVHPECRPEVVKLGDFVGSTTGIIKYCKESDCQEFIVGTEDGTGYQLRLDSPDKTFHFATKYLVCPNMKVNNLKKVVKCLETNSPQIYVPQHVADEARASLERMLQVK
- the ftsH gene encoding ATP-dependent zinc metalloprotease FtsH encodes the protein MNRIIRNTGFYLLIFLVTVGIVHFISTQNDQQDIISYDQLRQTLEEKNVESIIVKYDAQTYLVRGTYKTAQTSENKNFESRAPYDPQIFRLIESSDIPPGNIYIERMEGDNVWISFLTSIIPFVIIFILFFFLLNQAQGGGGKVMNFGKSKARLYNEEKKRVTFEDVAGADEEKQELVEVVEFLKDPRKFAAVGARIPKGVLLNGPPGTGKTLLARAVAGEAGVPFFSISGSDFVEMFVGVGASRVRDLFENAKKNAPCIIFIDEIDAVGRQRGAGLGGGHDEREQTLNQLLVEMDGFGANEGIIIVAATNRPDILDPALLRPGRFDRQITVDRPDVKGREAVLKVHARNKPLNKDVKLEQLSRYTTGFTGADLENLLNEAALIAARRNRKDISMSEIEEAFDRVIVGTQKKSRIISDREKKMVAYHEAGHTIVGLHVENADVVHKVTIIPRGRAGGYVMMLPKEGEDKMMQTKSELLDKVTGLLAGRVSEELFIGEIGTGAYSDFQRATGIIRRMIMEFGMSDKLGPMQFGTAQGQVFLGRDFGHEQNYSDAIAYEIDQEMQSMIRACYERAKETLTQYKDQVRLVAETLIERETLEKDQIKELLEKGSLPPLEKESLSEPKSEEVKVNIQGQPSQESTENKSDLDKIYSKNEEEDKDK